CAGTTCATAGtatttcgcttttatgtacattgTTAGTGAGGATTTCGCTCATTAGGTCATTaggggtttcgcttttgtgtcacatgGTGATTTCGCATATATGGTCAtcataggagcgaaatcagcaaccTATAAATACTTGACTTGTAATTTCATTTGtaacctttggagcgaaatcggGTCATGTGCTAGgtgacgaaactctgtcaaaatctattcagaaagcattaataaagaaggaaattgaaagaaaagctgttgttactttgtctacattgattccgcctttgtacgcaaagatgaactgccttaactcaCTTTTTcaggtcatagaacggtccaacaccGCTTTAGCGGGGTGTGTCACAAATTTGGTTTAtctattaaccgaaattaaatgAATTAAACAAAAAATCGTCAATCTAACTAAATACACCAAATTGATTAACCGAAACCGATTGTTTGATGACTTTAGTTTTGGTTAAGGATAATAACAGAACCAACCAAACAATGTATATTCTAATAGTGTCTGTATTTCCTGTTAAATGGTGCTGATTTTTTACATCGCTTTTAAAACTTTAGTATTTAAGTTAAACGTCGAGCATGTTCTATTATccatttttattataaaaaaatatttataaatctaTCAGGATTTATTTGCGAGGTTCTCCACTTTCTGATCGAAAAGAATCTTAGCTCTAAACCCTAAATGTACAAAATTGATGCATTATATTCCTCTATCTTATTGATGTTTTGCAATGAATCTTAGCTCTAAACTTAAATGTATAAAATTATGCAAGTGCTACATTATATTCCTCTATCTTAATGATGCGTTGCGTAAGGAGGGCCGTCTCAAGGTGGAATGAAATAAAGCAAGAgctttagggtttcattttcctAGGGCCTCaaattctaagaaaatatattatatgttggtaattttgGCTTTGAGATTGTTAACATTGAGGTTTATGATCTATAATTATGCGTATACGAAGATGATATATAAATAATAGATTCATAGCAATTTTTTTCGTTTACAAAAAGGGCCCCAATTTTGCTATCCGCTTTGCGCCtagaaaaatttagaaatttttgAGCCGGCCCTGTGCGTAAGTCGCTATCCACATATCGTGGTGTATGTTCAAGTAATTTGCACATAACCAGATTCCATAGAGTATCTCAAAATATTATGTATATGTAGGTTGTGTCATGGAATTAACTCCACAACTATATATCCACGTGACATATTCACATAACACATAttagggtgtagggagtggttagacactttAAATAGGTAAACTCTCAAATCACCCAATCAAACACTGCCACGTCATTTTACCTATTTTGTTTACCTATTGCTCAAAAACGTTGGCGGTGGTTAGACAATTTGGaattggtaaactatttaaaacaAGGAAAAATGTGTAATTGATTGAGGAGGCATGGACCTCACCACACACCTCTCTCTCTCCCCTTCCCTCCCTCTCCCCGATTCGGTGAAGGTTCACCGCATGAAACCAAGTTTGATCGGTAAGCTTATGTTGGCATTGGTTTGCCACTTTGGTAAACCAAGTTTACCGCGTTTCACCGATGCCACACCGTACCCCCTTATGTGTACGTATATAGGTTTTGTCAAGGAATTAACTACACATAGGGTTGTCCACACTGCTCGATGATCGCTTGAAAAATGCCCGAAATATGTTCGTgccaaaaccacagggacgattttggcaatttactcaaaccctttttactttcttttttttaattatttttgttacaaatataataaaaaagaatatatatggagtttttagaaaaaaaaactaatagtTTTGTCAcgtaatttttataaattttcatccaaatcactaactcagtttattttttctgtaaGGTGAAGGATGTCTTAAATTTTATAAACCAACACAAATTAATTTTcagcttctttatataaatcagttttataaagagaaaacgtcattggtgtgcaacacataacaatcgattacaacttttagtatttatcagttgtagagatagaaaaaaattgtaaaacgttacatattttttaaatgtgttgagcacctaaaaaatatgttggtagaaataaaatatttatttaagattatgagggtaactaactaatactgATTCTGAGTGgtttgagtaaagaaacttttggttcatagcattataattacaatttgatGGGTAATTTTAAGAtttggtaacgatacgttgtttgattgggggggggggggggcaaaaagtaaattagtggtttggatgaaaatggtaaaaagttacaaacgttgggggcaatttggtacaaaagtgtcattttggacgaaaatgacaaacctGCCTAAACCTTAGGGACGTCAATTAACTCAAAGATTTGTATAGTTATAAGTATAAGTAGCCCACAAAAATACAAAGCCCAACAATCAAGCCCAATTCAATAGTTCCATACCCTAATTCCTAAATCCCCATTCCAAAATTTCCAAGTCGTTATGTCTCAGCACTCTGCAGTCTGCGACATTGAGTGAAGACGGAGACTTGAGTTTATGCAATAAcatttgtattttgttttttttaatgtaTAGCAAGCTGCAAGAGAtgaagaaaaattaaaaattgatGTGTTGACTCTAGACGAGTTTGATAATAAATGAAAAGtatttttataattaacaaaCCATAAAAACTGTTATGCAATGCGTAGACTTAATGATTTTGTTTAATGCTTGTGTTAATAGGTTATATATGTTGATTTGAAGTGGAATTTTGTAGATGGAGATGATCAAGTTTTAAGAAGATGTTTATGGCTTTTGAGATAAATGACAATTCGTATTTCACACTTTATTTTGTGCTTCAGATTTGATATTGTTAAGAACATTTTTAGGATCGTGATTTCAGTTATTTGTTGCTTTTGTTATTGTTTCATGCAGCCTAGTAAGGTGCTAGACATGTTTCAATTAAATTAGGATTTGTTTTTGTTGAATGCAGCCTTATAATAGTATTGATTTTAATTTTTGTTCTTTTGTATTGTTGCACATGTTTTAATTAAGGTGTTGAGAAAAACCGAGCGAAAACGATCAGCTCGATTAAAATTTGAATCGAGCACGAGCATCACTTTTGTGCTCGGTTTTGCAAAATCGTTCCAAACCAATCTGCTCGGTTGTAATTTAATCCGAACACGATCAGACCCTCGCTCAGATCGGATCGACTCATGTACACCCACATGACATAACACATATCAATACATGATTGTCACATGCCTCTGCCTAGAAAGGGAAGAAGTTATAGATATAAAAACTTAGATTAAAACCTTGTTTAACTAAttgaataaacaaaaaaaaacttcaagttagtttttttttttttttttttttaaataaaccataCCAAATAAAATTTTAGTCAACAATTCATTACTCGTCCAGTGATTCGTGTACGACCGGAGATGTAACTAACAAAAAGGTTGTAAAAGTTACGACAGGTGGTTTGAGAAAAAAAGGGTGTTTCTTTGTGACAAACGAACTTGGTGTTAAAAATTTCATGAATGTATAGCTAGCTCATTTAACATCCTTAACGTAAGGCCTGAAGTGATCAACTACCACTTTTGTGATTTGTGGTTGTAAGAAAGAATATTACTTTGTGACAAACAAACTTTGTGTTAAATATTTCATGAATAGTTTATTGAACATATATAGTTTATTTGCAACCCTAGACGTAACTACCACTTTTGTCATTAGTggttagaaagaaagaaagagagaaagaatGTTACCTTGTGAGAAATGAAGTTTGTGATTGGTGATTTAAGTATAATAGTGTGCGACAGAAGGAATAGCATATCAATGCTGGAGTGTAAAAGGAAAAATAAAGGCAATGGCAAGATGGTCATTGTCTGAGGGGGGAAGCATCAGATAGATGCTGTACAATCAACTCTTTTCTTTTTTAACAAGCAATGGCTGATGAACTCACCGATGACCAGATCTCCGAGTTCAAGGAAGCTTTCAGCCTCTTCGACAAGGATGGAGACggtctgtttttctttctttctttctcttccTCCTAAACTCTTCGTTTGTTCGATGATAGCTGCCTTAATCTTTCATGTTATACCTGTTTGATCCCATGCCCCTACTTGTCCTGTCCTGTCACTTTTACTAACCGACCACCTTAAACGACTTGCTGTTGTTGCAGGTTGCATCACTACCAAGGAGCTTGGAACTGTTATGAGGTCTCTTGGACAAAACCCCACAGAGGCTGACCTGCAGGACATGATCAACGAGGTTGATGCTGATGGAAACGGTACCATTGATTTCCCTGAATTCCTTAATCTCATGGCAAGGAAGATGAAGGACACTGACTCTGAGGAGGAGCTTAAGGAGGCTTTCCGTGTCTTCGACAAGGACCAAAATGGCTTCATTTCTGCCGCTGAGCTTCGTCATGTTATGACAAATCTTGGCGAGAAGCTCACCGATGACCAACTTGATGAGATGATTCGTGAGGCTGATGTCGATGGTGATGGACAGATCAATTATCAGGAATTCGTAAAGATCATGATGGCCAAGTGAGGATCTCCaactaaaaaaaacaaatatatctaacaagatttttatttttcattCATTTCATATCTACAATGTTACTTTTCATCCTGCCTGCCTGCCTGCACTACTTATATGTACCACTGCTTACCTTCTTACTTGCTTAATCCTGTTATGCTATAAACCTAGAACAAATTTCATGTCTTATCTTAATTAACTTGTTATCCATCATATGTTTTAAAACCAAGGGATTGCTCACTCTCACTTTGCATTTCTTGATGAAAATGGAAGGGTATGGTTACAATTTGCTATAGAGTATTATGTGTTAACTTTTACCATATTTTGTGAAGCAGATTAGGTTGTATAATTTCTTTATTTACTTTTGTTCCTTGTTATATTCTTCCTTCTCATTGTGCTTTTCTTTTATTTCCATGGGAATCTATTTGTCAACCGTTTCAAGGATGCGAAGAAAACGACGGTGACTTTATTATTCTCTTTATCGCTTTCTAAACCAAGTTTTGGTTCTAGTCATGTCACTGTCTCGTCTCTTGAAAAAATAAGAGACGAGGGACATGATACCATAAACGGATAATTTCATATAtgttttttcttctttttaaacGCTTTTTCGCTTAAAGCGGTCATAGATATCTTTTCTTGAAGGGCTGGCTTTTCATGGTTTTGCTGTAACACCTTTTGAGTGTTGTGCATTATTAAGCTTAACTTTGTTGAAAAGACAGACAAACTTTCGAGTGCTAAGTTGATGGCCTTGTTAAATAGACGAAAGAAATCAATGGTTTTTGTAAAGTGTTACACCATGTTGATTGACCTTTATAGAAAAGACAGTGTTCTATCATGGTTTTAAAATTGTGAATAACAAACACCCTGAGTGTTAGGCCGGGTCATTTCAAAgattttgtaacaaaatcaaaGTAAGTAGGTTTGTGTGTTAGGAGGAGTTAATAATGGTTATCCTAATCatacaaaattaattaattgtgttTCCAAATAcagaaggagaagaagaagaaaggaaagAAGCATGCAATCAAAAGCGCGTTCCACAACAAGTGGCTTGAAAAGAGCACATTGTGTTATCCTTTGAAAATACTCTATTAAATTCAAGTTAATTATCCTATTGGGAATTATGACGTCACAAATGGTTCTACTTTCACGATTGTAAACCCATTTTTATGCAAAGTGAATTTGAGTTTTTGCTAGATTGTTTTTTTTAAACGAATCGGATAAGTTTTTTCTCCAAAGTGGATAAAGGTGGtaacttttgaaaaatgtattttgAATAATTATAACATGTTATGTTATATTTGTATAaactagtttaagaacccgcCAACTTCGTGGGCTGGTAAAAGAAAATATCTTCGTTATCACCGTAAACATAAATATTATGATTTTATACACGTTAAAACACAAATGAATATATTAGAATACAATGACAAATTGAAATACATGAATATGTAACATCATAATTCGTTGAAAATCTCTTTATAAACCACTATTGTTGAAGCCAGGTTTTATCCATAGTCCGACAATGCAGATAAGAACTACTATAGTAGATTCAATGCAATGCTATTACCTCATAATATTCATCCTTCAGCCCATGTAAAAGAGATCCATCAGCACTTACCGCCCGTAATTGAAATGTTTTCTTAAGAGTTGACCAAGAAATTTAATTCCTTACAAGACTTTTTTTGCATCAGAAGAAGAAGATACTAGAAGACCATTTCTTCTTTACAAAGGGCATTAAAAGCTTCTATTCTGACATTCATACTCATACCCCTCACTATTGAACAAAGCTCAAAATATATTCAAACTAATTGATGATAGGAAAATCAAAATTTGATAGAATACATAAAATGATGACATAATTTCATAAGTCCATAAAATGATGACATACTGACATTCGACATAACTAATTTCTCCCTCGCTTATCTTTGCTCTTGAACTTATCACTTGTCAATAAATCTTTAAGAGGATACATTTATTTAACACTGCTCTATTAATATAACACTAAGACCATCCGTAATGGGGCGTGATCTTTCAAAAATTCTCGAAAAAAACGCCGCATAACGCCGACACCGCCATTACATCCGGCGTGTTCGGGCGTTTTTTTTGGCAAAATTCGatttagagagagagatggaATGTGGGGTTTGATTTGGCCGGATTTTTGGCCGGAATTTCAAGGGGGTTTGCAGGTCACAGgcacgaagaagaagaagaagggccTTTGTTTTAAAACTTTGATATTAACACATTAGGCCCCTATAGTTTTAAACTTTAATATTTTCTGTTTTGACACATTAGGCCCCAAAGTAATTttttagtattgtatttttttttaatttaatgaattattttaagttttttttcggtttttttattttcggtttttttattttcagtttttttttggtttttttttatttcaagtagtgtaatttttattttaaattaatgaagatttttatgttttaaattaaaaaaaaattgtgaaatgattgcttgggcgttattggaataatgccccactacgccacttttggaataatgccccatgctaactgggatgacacgtgtcgaataataCCCCATGGTGGGGGCAATATTTTCTTTCACCACTACACATGAtctaataaaaattaaatattataatgaaaatccaaatAATGAGGGTGAAAATTATCCGGTTTACAAAACTCTTTTCACATTAACGTAAAAAGAAAGGCATATGCTCATGTACATACCACCAGATCAGACATAGATGTTGGAAATTTGTggaaatagcatttttcacaaatataggaaaataattttttcctatttttgactagaaataaatataataaaatgagctggttttatatatttatttgtgggtttgtgttctatgttggaagagcttcgcaacgaactaagccacgtccaaaacggagctaagatgaatgagatatcgatgctcaaagtttggtgtttgaaacttgaatgctgaaaaaagtgggaaagtggcaccttgtcccacataggaggagagatgaaacttaaaagggtatttaagtgggaactctccatccttattgtttcatggaagcacttaCTAAGTGTACTCGTGAAGGGTGCGGGGCTCCCTAACTTGCGCACGCGCTCGCGGACGCGCGcacgtggcgtgggcgatgaggcgcaatgtggtgctttgatggcgcactttgcatttttgaccgcgtgcgcgtggtggatcacaagggttgcaaggaccaagtggatcacaagggttgcaaggaccaagtggttggTGATGTGGCATGGAAGCGCGCGGTTACGCATGGTGCATGGGGCCTGATgtgacgtgcgcggcgcaccagagtgagccaatacggcgcgactgtgtggcgtgcttgTATAGGTTCACAGGTGACTTGGCATACgtgcgcatggcagtgagccaaaagAACGCACCGCGCATGAGCGTGCAGACCTGCGCACGCGCACTAGTGTGTCttgcgcgcgcgcagaagcttccagcagcaGTTAATGCTAGTGCAGTTACGTTTCAGCATTCgaaactgacgaagttaatgcgtttgaATAAGAATTTAATGACGAATTAAAGACGTTTATTGAAGTTTAATTCTCCCACTAAATTCGTTTTTCAGTTTCTTCAAAACCTGCAGCATAAATAGGAGGTTGTTGCTGCAGATTGGACACACCGAAATACACAGCTCACAATCTTCTTCTCTCACAGaactatcttttgaacaagatacctttgaaaaatagggacgaaactccatatgagttatggagaaAAAGGAAGCCTTCCTACAAATACTTAAAAATGTGGGGGTGCCTAGCTATGGTGATTggaccacctcctaaggctcttaggataggacccaaaactattgattgcattttcattggatatgcacatcaaagtagtgcgcatcgttttcttgtacatgagtccaagaatcccgATGTACACAAACACACAATCATGGAGGTAAATCCTAACATCGTCTCGta
The sequence above is drawn from the Helianthus annuus cultivar XRQ/B chromosome 12, HanXRQr2.0-SUNRISE, whole genome shotgun sequence genome and encodes:
- the LOC110940004 gene encoding calmodulin-7 isoform X1, producing the protein MADELTDDQISEFKEAFSLFDKDGDGCITTKELGTVMRSLGQNPTEADLQDMINEVDADGNGTIDFPEFLNLMARKMKDTDSEEELKEAFRVFDKDQNGFISAAELRHVMTNLGEKLTDDQLDEMIREADVDGDGQINYQEFVKIMMAKMRRKRRRRRRRKERSMQSKARSTTSGLKRAHCVIL
- the LOC110940004 gene encoding calmodulin-7 isoform X2, with the protein product MADELTDDQISEFKEAFSLFDKDGDGCITTKELGTVMRSLGQNPTEADLQDMINEVDADGNGTIDFPEFLNLMARKMKDTDSEEELKEAFRVFDKDQNGFISAAELRHVMTNLGEKLTDDQLDEMIREADVDGDGQINYQEFVKIMMAKRRRRRKERSMQSKARSTTSGLKRAHCVIL